A window of the Cystobacter fuscus genome harbors these coding sequences:
- a CDS encoding (2Fe-2S)-binding protein — MTDPKNTSPDASTRPETPTSESTEGATRREFIATATVTVGGALLLDGCSHTPSTPDTPTPPGTPSSPPATGDVDVSFTLNGQPRTVKVDTRTSLLDALRERLDMTGTKKGCDHGQCGACTVLVNGRRELSCLSLAVMNQGAEVRTVEGLAEGDKLHPMQEAFLTCDALQCGYCTPGQIMSAVGLMSEPCGPADDDVREAMSGNICRCSAYPNIIAAIQQVRQNAKQ, encoded by the coding sequence ATGACGGACCCGAAGAACACCTCTCCGGACGCTTCCACACGTCCGGAGACCCCCACCTCCGAGAGCACGGAGGGCGCCACCCGCCGGGAGTTCATCGCCACCGCTACCGTGACCGTCGGCGGAGCCCTGTTGTTGGACGGTTGCAGCCATACCCCGTCCACCCCCGACACCCCCACCCCTCCCGGTACTCCTTCCTCGCCCCCGGCCACCGGTGACGTGGACGTGTCGTTCACCCTCAACGGCCAGCCCCGGACGGTGAAGGTGGACACGCGCACCAGCCTGCTGGACGCGCTGCGTGAGCGCCTGGACATGACCGGCACCAAGAAGGGCTGTGACCACGGCCAGTGCGGCGCGTGCACGGTGCTGGTGAACGGCCGGCGCGAGCTGAGCTGTCTGTCGCTCGCCGTCATGAACCAGGGCGCCGAGGTGCGCACCGTGGAGGGCCTGGCCGAGGGCGACAAGCTGCACCCGATGCAGGAGGCCTTCCTCACCTGTGACGCGCTGCAGTGCGGCTACTGCACGCCGGGACAGATCATGAGCGCCGTGGGCCTCATGTCCGAGCCCTGCGGGCCCGCGGACGACGACGTGCGCGAGGCGATGAGCGGAAACATCTGCCGGTGCAGCGCCTACCCCAACATCATCGCCGCCATCCAGCAGGTGCGGCAGAACGCCAAACAGTAG
- a CDS encoding MFS transporter, whose protein sequence is MSAPTTSYPPAPPRPLLLALAYLAFVSLGLPDAVLGVSWPSIRHTFELPQAGMGIILATGAASYFVSGLLVGRLMRALGVGLLLVASTVLVTLGITGYATLPYFPLFLMASGVIGFGSGAIDAGLNTYAAQHFGARHMNWLHAAYSTGAALGPVLTTALLARDAGWRAGYAVIAALLGTLALSFVLMRRQWDGAPGGSASTSNESGGAGDVTPTVGALEALRRPAVWLQILIFFVYTGIEVSAGQWSYTILTEERGLGTAEAGTWVSIFWGCLLAGRISLGFVIERIGPVRLLRLSTALAVVGALLFALPSLPPALGLGLLGFSISSIFPALMSETPRRVGQDAAAHAVGFQVSAATLGIAVLPSLAGLLGARFGLWVIGWQILGCVVLLTVLHEILSGLTDRASTATSRHVMTRSAVQEK, encoded by the coding sequence ATGAGTGCCCCGACCACGTCCTATCCGCCCGCTCCTCCCCGCCCGCTCCTCCTCGCGCTCGCGTACCTGGCCTTCGTGAGCCTCGGGCTGCCCGACGCCGTGCTCGGCGTCTCCTGGCCCTCCATCCGCCACACCTTCGAGCTGCCCCAGGCGGGCATGGGCATCATCCTCGCCACGGGGGCGGCCTCCTACTTCGTCTCGGGCCTGCTCGTGGGCCGGCTCATGCGCGCGCTCGGGGTCGGCCTGCTGCTGGTGGCCAGCACCGTGCTCGTCACGCTCGGCATCACCGGCTACGCCACCCTTCCCTACTTCCCCCTGTTCCTGATGGCCTCTGGTGTCATCGGCTTCGGCTCGGGCGCCATCGACGCCGGGCTCAACACCTACGCCGCCCAGCACTTCGGCGCGCGCCACATGAACTGGCTGCACGCGGCCTACAGCACCGGCGCGGCCCTGGGTCCCGTGCTCACCACGGCGCTGCTCGCGCGCGACGCGGGGTGGCGCGCGGGCTATGCCGTCATCGCCGCGCTGCTGGGCACCCTCGCGCTGTCCTTCGTGCTGATGCGCCGGCAATGGGACGGAGCCCCCGGGGGCTCCGCCTCCACCTCCAACGAGTCGGGCGGGGCGGGTGACGTGACGCCCACGGTGGGAGCCCTCGAGGCCCTGCGCCGCCCCGCGGTGTGGTTGCAAATCCTCATCTTCTTCGTCTACACGGGCATCGAGGTCAGCGCGGGCCAGTGGAGCTACACGATCCTCACCGAGGAGCGCGGCCTGGGCACGGCGGAGGCGGGCACCTGGGTCAGCATCTTCTGGGGATGCCTGCTCGCCGGACGCATCTCGCTCGGCTTCGTCATCGAGCGCATCGGCCCCGTGCGGCTGCTGCGGCTGAGCACCGCGCTGGCCGTCGTGGGCGCGCTCCTCTTCGCCCTTCCCTCACTGCCTCCCGCGCTCGGGTTGGGCCTGCTGGGATTCTCGATCTCCTCCATTTTTCCAGCCCTCATGTCCGAGACCCCCCGAAGGGTGGGCCAGGACGCGGCTGCTCACGCGGTGGGCTTCCAGGTAAGCGCCGCGACGCTGGGGATCGCCGTCCTGCCGAGTCTCGCGGGCCTGCTCGGGGCGCGCTTCGGCCTCTGGGTCATCGGGTGGCAGATCCTCGGATGCGTGGTGCTGCTGACGGTGCTCCACGAGATCCTTTCCGGCTTGACGGACCGCGCATCCACGGCCACTTCACGCCATGTCATGACGCGCTCCGCGGTCCAAGAGAAGTAG